The window CATAACATAGTGTTGTTGGTCATATGCGCTCCATTTGTATGCATTCCACCATTGTGAGTTTCAATTAAAACTTACAATCTAGCGATCTTGTCTTCCTATTAAAGTAtttgttttggtttggattgacctgatttaaaattatttcaagtGGTTCCAAAAGCCATAGTATGTGAACTCAACTCATCTCAACTTTGATTGCATCCTAATATACAAAATTCACCTAAATATTTTCCATACACATACCATTTACCCTCAATTTGCACCTCTTGCATTTCCCCCCACATCCTAGGTCTAAAAGAGTAAAactctaataaaaaaaagaaaaaagtagtgCTAACTCATTAGATTATTGATTATTAAGTATTTAAATCAATATTATATACACCAATAATGTATATGATAATAAACATAGATGCATGTCACAATGTACAATAATTGAAATTCAAGCTCGAATTGAGATTAAGTGACTCACACCCACACTCACTAGTGTATGTACCACTGCTATATACAAGATTAACCACTAaacatttctttttattttactatCTCTTGAACATGACTTGTCATATAATTTTAGAAGCTAAGAGATATGTCTAGTTGATTTTTAGTGGACAGCTGGACACTAGTTAGAGGAAGCCAATGTTAAATTCTTTTGGTAAAgtgaaataaaatcaagaaagtacCCACGTCCTTCAATTACAAAAGCATACCAAGTATACCACATAATCTCATAATCTTAAAGGTAATAAATACATAGAAATGCTTAAGTATGGAATCTATGAGTTGGAACTTAGTCACCCTGTCATACAAGTTTTTTGTGTATAAATCATAAATCTATAATGTTAACAAGAAGTACTCATTAAACACCTTCTCAAGCAGTTCAATGTGAAAAATTACAAGGTCGAAGATTATTGTACCTTATTCACTCCTTCCTAATCCTTTTTCTATGTAGCTGAAGAAAACAGAGTAATCTAGTGACAACGACGGGCACTTCCTTATAAAAGATTGTGTTCTGTTCGAATTCTGTTATCGATGAGAGAGTTATATTGACGAACGATCTGTAAAAACTCCcagaaacttttcaagtttagacatttactctttttttttttagttagaGACCAACATCTTGAGACTAATGTGCCGCCCAAGGGTCTACTactttaattaaatattaaataagTTTGCAATttggaaaaatcattttttgagGAGAAACCATGCATTTTTTGAACTTGCACACTCCATTATTAGAATATATAAGAGGTCCAAATGAATTGAATTTGAGTAAATTGAAAAAAGACATACAATCTTTGCAAGATTGGTGTTTTGCAAAATATACGACTCATGTCCCTTTAGATTTTTTGAATTCCGTGGGAGGCGTAGCTACTGAGACCAATGTAGTTAATTATGTCTCTCCTAGAAGTTGGTTAGCTACTTTTCATATCATCATCGTCCTAGGATTCTTCTTCTTCGTGGGTCATTGGTTAATCTTTTCAACAAAGTTTAGTAACGAACAAAATGATCCTATTGTTCCGATGGAGAGAAGAACCCATGATTagcttttcaaaaaatttccaaacgaacaatttcaacaaaatctttcaatttcttattttactATGTTCAACTCTATGTAGTTCTCTATTTGCGGTGTACATTAAATGTACAGAAATGGCTATAATAGAATTCCTCTTATTCATATTAACAGCTACTCTAGaaagaatgtttttttttttaaattagtgTAAGCGGAAGAACTCGAATCTGATACTTTTTACTTATACTCCCTCCTCCTTACCACCCaatccaacccaaccctccccccaGAAAGAACGTTTTTATGTGTTCTCGAATACATGTCCTGATTTGATCCATGTGGTGATGGCTGAAGTTGAACTCACtcaaaattttttgttatccaaaaaagtaaaattaaatagTTAGTGTAAACTTGCTATAGTCCCTCTGTTTGACGGCCtaaaaaatcgaaaaatttgTCACCTTTTGTCCTCCTCCTCCCCACCCTCCAGGCGGGTATGCGGCAGCACCATTCCCCATTAGACAACCATCTTTTTAGATTGATTTTCTTTAAATTAATTCTGGTCATCTTCTTTCTTCAACAGAGCAGCAGCTATCTTACCTCCCATGTAAGAATATCATCTGAATGCAACAAACTTCCAAAACAACAGCCCATATAGCTATACTCAAAACTGAAAACAAGTAAGGGAAGGGAAAAAGGCAAAAACCTCCAAGTTCAAATTCCATACATGGATTCCCCAAACCCCAATTCCCAACCTATGAGAGTCCTTATTCGGCCCCCAACTCCAAACCCACCACCACCCTCCCCTCCTCCTCCTACACCACCTGATCCTTCACCCACCCAAAATCCAACTCCCATCCCATCTCAGCAAAACGGCATCGTTGTAGTGGGTTTCGTGGGCAGGCGCCACGGCGATGTAACCCAACTGATTAACCGAGTTATTGACGCAAATGTGTTTGGTTCTGGGAATCTTGACACCCCCTTTCGTTTCAATAAGCAAGAATTGATTAGTGAGGAGATTGAGGAGTGGTTTAAGCTGAGATGCATCAGCTATTATTTTGAGGAGGAAAAAGGGATTTTGTATTTGCAGTTTTCTTCGATTTCTTGTCCTATCATGGACGCGGATTTGGAGTCTCAATTGGGATTTGACTCTTTATTCGAGGACCGTGAATTCGGTGATCTTCAAGGATTGCTTTTTATGTTCTCTGTGAGCATTCTCGTTCCCTATTGTTTATGAAGCATTTAACTTTATTTACATTCTGAATCTTATTTGTGCTGTTACCTTCGATTCTAAGGCTCTTTTCATATTGTGAAGTTGTTTGTATAAAGATTCAAATATTCTTGTCTAAAATACTCAATATGTTTAGGTCGTAGATTAAAAAAGGGACTGAAGTTTATCTGTTTAACGCTTACACCTCATAGGCAGATTAGCAAACTTAGACATTCAGTTAAATATTCGAAGTTGATGCCTTTTTTGTTTAATTCAGCATTGCAAATGTAAGGCGTGGCATGAGTTTGGATTTGATAGTTAAaatggccttttttttttttatctatggAGAATAACTATTATAGTTTCCCATGGATGAGAAGGTGGCATTTGAGATCCATTGGCCGCCTTTCAAGTTTTTGTCTGATAGCCAGGTCTGTACACATCAATCATTGCACTTGTCCGACCAAAATATAAGTAGGAATTCTGGATACTTTTTGAGTTGCATCTATAAATAGGTGATTTTTTTATCTCTGCCACTCTGTACGGTTGGGAAATTTTGCATATTCATGCAAGAAAGCTGTCTTCAGACTGTATTATGAACTATCTATCACATGCAAGGTAAGAATCTAGAAGTATAGTGGTACATCAATAAGATGCTCATAGGAACAGATTCATTTGGTAATTTAATATCAACTCGCCCGATAatagttttgtttcttgaaGGAGGCTGCACTCTGTAGAAGGTTTTACATTAAGTTGTTAATTGCTTCATAGACGTATATCTAGATACGAAGTCGTATTCAGTTCCTTTCTATAGATGGTATTCTACTTAGATAAACATGAAAGCTTAAAAGGAGGTCTGCATGAGTATGTTGGGCATCTGTGTTATGACAGCAAGATGAAGAGTTTGGAATTTAACAATTTTGATGAGGACTACATTAAGATTGAAACAGAAGTTTGCAGGAAGTTGTAGGCTTAGATTACCTACTAATTTCAGAAGATTCTTTTGAATCGTTCTGAAAAGTGAATTTATAGTTTTCTGAAGTAGAGACACTATTACTTCAACACCATGGTTCTAGTTTTGCAAAGTTATTTTCTCAgagtaatttttgcaattcCCAATAGTTTCAGAGTTTAATTACAAATttgaacagaatttttttttgttatattcctatttccatttttttttaatttccattCTTGAATTTACTAGTTCCCCTTGAATAAAATGGTCTCCTGTTCTAATTACAACTAGTAAATGACTCTAGTTTATTTAGCAATGCAGGTTTGCCATGTACTAATATTAACCCAAGAAGGATCACGCTTTGACACACAGATTTTGAAAAAGTTTCGAGTGTTGCAAGCTGCAAAACATGCTATGTCTCCCTATTTCAAATCACAGAGTATGCAACCATTGACACCAAATTCTCATGCTTCATCTTCTTCTAGAATGTTCCTGTCAGGAGCATCATCAAATAGTCCATCTCCTGGTAGAAGCCGCAGCATCTTAAATCGTGGTGCTGCAGTGACATTGATGTCTGGCTTAGGTTCACACTCCTCTTTATTGCCGGGACAGTGTTATCCTgttattcttttcatttttcttgatgatttTAGTGATGCTAATTCTAGTTCTGCTTTGGGAGAGCAAGTGGAGGGTTCCCCGTTAAGTCAGTCATCAAGTTCAAACAATATGGCTAGGCCAAACTTACCAACAAAGGGATCTGGGTCAGTTGTTGTACTGGCTCGTCCTGTCAATAAACCTGAAGGTGGTTTCAGGAAGAAATTACAGTCATCCCTTGAAGCACAAATTCGTTTCTCTATCAAAAAATGCCGAATACTTTCAAGCTCTGAAACTGGTCATGCTGGTACAAGAAGTGGAGGCATTTCAAGTGCAGCACCTTTATTTTTGCTAGATGCATCAAAAGCTGTTATACTTGTAGATTTGTGCTCAAACCATAGAGGTGAATCTCTTGAGTTTGCCACTCGCCTTGTTGAAGATGTTATTGATGGGAAGGCAACTTCAGATTCTCTTTTGCTCGAAAGCAATAGCCAGAGTGCAAACAAGGAGGACATACTTTCAGTTAAAGAATTCATTTTAAGGCAGTCTGATATCCTGCGAGGAAGAGGGGGTATGGTAACTAGCACCAGCAGTGGCCCAGCTACTGGTGTTGGCATGGTCGCAGTTGCTGCCGCTGCCGCAGCGGCCTCAGCTGCTTCTGGGAAGACAGTTAGTACTCCTGAACTTCCCAGCTTAGAGACCTGGCTATCTTTGAGTCAACCAATTCTCCATGGAATCCTTTCTGTGAAACCAGGGTATACTGGCGAAAGTGAATTTAGCAAAAGAAAACCGGACCAACAAAATGCTGCTATGCCTGCCGTTGAAGGGAATGCAGCAAAAGCTACTGATTCCTTAGAAAATGCCATATCTATTTTGGAGAGTGGTAGAGGGCTGTGCGCCAAATTTTCTACTTTGTGGTGTGAAAAATCCCTTCCAATCGCTAAAGAGATTTATCTGAATGAGTTGCCACCCTGTTATCCAACTTCACGGCATGAAGCCCACTTGGAGAGGGCTCTGGTGGcttttaagtcaatggtaaaaGGGCCTGCCGTGCAAATTTACATGAAAAAACTCAAGGATGAATGTACATCCATCTGGAGTTCTGGTAGACAATTGTGTGATGCTGTTAGTTTGACAGGAAAACCATGCATGCATAAAAGACACAGTGTTGGAACTGATGATTTGCTTGTAACCGACAGGATCAAGCCACATTCCAGTGGATTTGTATTCCTTCATGCATGTGCATGTGGTCGTTCAAGACAACTACGACCCGATCCTTTTGATTTTGAAACAGCCAACATTTCTTTCAATTGTTTTCCAGAATGTGACAAGCTTCTTCCTGCACTACATATCCCTCAAGGTAGTGTTGAAGGGCCTATTAAACCTTCTTGTTGGAGATTGATACGTGTTGGTGGTGCAAGGTACTATAACCCTGCAAAAGGTCTACTCCAAAGTGGCTTTGGTACAACTCAGAAATTCcttttaaaatggtcaattGCTCTTGGAAAACAGAAGATAAGCAATGGTTTGTCTTTGAGTAATCAGCTACAAGtttattcaaataaattaaGTGGCAGCGACAAAGATGAACCTCTTGCAGGTAAAGACACAAAGAAGGTTGGTGATGCTCATTTTCAGGCACAAGAAGTGCAGAGTGAAGTTGAAGTACCAAAAAGGCAGCCTTTATTAAACAATAAAGCTAGTGACAAAATGATGGGAGTTTCCAACTCGACAATGAGAAAACCTTTTTCTGAGGTGGTTGCTGGATCTGCTGGAACACATTCAGGGTTTCCTCCTCTTCAGACTAG is drawn from Coffea arabica cultivar ET-39 chromosome 1c, Coffea Arabica ET-39 HiFi, whole genome shotgun sequence and contains these coding sequences:
- the LOC113727234 gene encoding uncharacterized protein isoform X4, whose product is MDSPNPNSQPMRVLIRPPTPNPPPPSPPPPTPPDPSPTQNPTPIPSQQNGIVVVGFVGRRHGDVTQLINRVIDANVFGSGNLDTPFRFNKQELISEEIEEWFKLRCISYYFEEEKGILYLQFSSISCPIMDADLESQLGFDSLFEDREFGDLQGLLFMFSVCHVLILTQEGSRFDTQILKKFRVLQAAKHAMSPYFKSQSMQPLTPNSHASSSSRMFLSGASSNSPSPGRSRSILNRGAAVTLMSGLGSHSSLLPGQCYPVILFIFLDDFSDANSSSALGEQVEGSPLSQSSSSNNMARPNLPTKGSGSVVVLARPVNKPEGGFRKKLQSSLEAQIRFSIKKCRILSSSETGHAGTRSGGISSAAPLFLLDASKAVILVDLCSNHRGESLEFATRLVEDVIDGKATSDSLLLESNSQSANKEDILSVKEFILRQSDILRGRGGMVTSTSSGPATGVGMVAVAAAAAAASAASGKTVSTPELPSLETWLSLSQPILHGILSVKPGYTGESEFSKRKPDQQNAAMPAVEGNAAKATDSLENAISILESGRGLCAKFSTLWCEKSLPIAKEIYLNELPPCYPTSRHEAHLERALVAFKSMVKGPAVQIYMKKLKDECTSIWSSGRQLCDAVSLTGKPCMHKRHSVGTDDLLVTDRIKPHSSGFVFLHACACGRSRQLRPDPFDFETANISFNCFPECDKLLPALHIPQGSVEGPIKPSCWRLIRVGGARYYNPAKGLLQSGFGTTQKFLLKWSIALGKQKISNGLSLSNQLQVYSNKLSGSDKDEPLAGKDTKKVGDAHFQAQEVQSEVEVPKRQPLLNNKASDKMMGVSNSTMRKPFSEVVAGSAGTHSGFPPLQTRKQPLPGSEKGIKQHDTREKGLSKAMEIANNQGSQKLPNIATIDHATNGVAINTNADANSDPLLQIGSNDVPLNMATGVKVREFIPLKHVSIYVGFEHECPHGHRFILTPDHLKGLGSPYAMPEESLVTSSIENSDHNMADSSKSGHACLSSHFSSLPSCAI
- the LOC113727234 gene encoding uncharacterized protein isoform X2: MDSPNPNSQPMRVLIRPPTPNPPPPSPPPPTPPDPSPTQNPTPIPSQQNGIVVVGFVGRRHGDVTQLINRVIDANVFGSGNLDTPFRFNKQELISEEIEEWFKLRCISYYFEEEKGILYLQFSSISCPIMDADLESQLGFDSLFEDREFGDLQGLLFMFSILKKFRVLQAAKHAMSPYFKSQSMQPLTPNSHASSSSRMFLSGASSNSPSPGRSRSILNRGAAVTLMSGLGSHSSLLPGQCYPVILFIFLDDFSDANSSSALGEQVEGSPLSQSSSSNNMARPNLPTKGSGSVVVLARPVNKPEGGFRKKLQSSLEAQIRFSIKKCRILSSSETGHAGTRSGGISSAAPLFLLDASKAVILVDLCSNHRGESLEFATRLVEDVIDGKATSDSLLLESNSQSANKEDILSVKEFILRQSDILRGRGGMVTSTSSGPATGVGMVAVAAAAAAASAASGKTVSTPELPSLETWLSLSQPILHGILSVKPGYTGESEFSKRKPDQQNAAMPAVEGNAAKATDSLENAISILESGRGLCAKFSTLWCEKSLPIAKEIYLNELPPCYPTSRHEAHLERALVAFKSMVKGPAVQIYMKKLKDECTSIWSSGRQLCDAVSLTGKPCMHKRHSVGTDDLLVTDRIKPHSSGFVFLHACACGRSRQLRPDPFDFETANISFNCFPECDKLLPALHIPQGSVEGPIKPSCWRLIRVGGARYYNPAKGLLQSGFGTTQKFLLKWSIALGKQKISNGLSLSNQLQVYSNKLSGSDKDEPLAGKDTKKVGDAHFQAQEVQSEVEVPKRQPLLNNKASDKMMGVSNSTMRKPFSEVVAGSAGTHSGFPPLQTRKQPLPGSEKGIKQHDTREKGLSKAMEIANNQGSQKLPNIATIDHATNGVAINTNADANSDPLLQIGSNDVPLNMATGVKVREFIPLKHVSIYVGFEHECPHGHRFILTPDHLKGLGSPYAMPEESLVTSSIENSDHNMADSSKSGKNGGHARARKQSNGIINNAFRMTSNLEESKVRSTNKIVYENGQMQVSNILREQNLSEAKGTSSVMDLAAGFQSVNLDDGGTAFSLLNRSLPIYMNCPHCRESRKKKDTMNVKFASTISQLQRIFLVTPAFPVILAACPVVQFEDSCLPSTVPDCQEKLQFGLGCRVILPPDSFLSLRLPFVYGVKLDDGKVHPLTPFEDQPQLTAWITKGTTLQVVSQGSNLAGGAYM
- the LOC113727234 gene encoding uncharacterized protein isoform X3; the encoded protein is MQVCHVLILTQEGSRFDTQILKKFRVLQAAKHAMSPYFKSQSMQPLTPNSHASSSSRMFLSGASSNSPSPGRSRSILNRGAAVTLMSGLGSHSSLLPGQCYPVILFIFLDDFSDANSSSALGEQVEGSPLSQSSSSNNMARPNLPTKGSGSVVVLARPVNKPEGGFRKKLQSSLEAQIRFSIKKCRILSSSETGHAGTRSGGISSAAPLFLLDASKAVILVDLCSNHRGESLEFATRLVEDVIDGKATSDSLLLESNSQSANKEDILSVKEFILRQSDILRGRGGMVTSTSSGPATGVGMVAVAAAAAAASAASGKTVSTPELPSLETWLSLSQPILHGILSVKPGYTGESEFSKRKPDQQNAAMPAVEGNAAKATDSLENAISILESGRGLCAKFSTLWCEKSLPIAKEIYLNELPPCYPTSRHEAHLERALVAFKSMVKGPAVQIYMKKLKDECTSIWSSGRQLCDAVSLTGKPCMHKRHSVGTDDLLVTDRIKPHSSGFVFLHACACGRSRQLRPDPFDFETANISFNCFPECDKLLPALHIPQGSVEGPIKPSCWRLIRVGGARYYNPAKGLLQSGFGTTQKFLLKWSIALGKQKISNGLSLSNQLQVYSNKLSGSDKDEPLAGKDTKKVGDAHFQAQEVQSEVEVPKRQPLLNNKASDKMMGVSNSTMRKPFSEVVAGSAGTHSGFPPLQTRKQPLPGSEKGIKQHDTREKGLSKAMEIANNQGSQKLPNIATIDHATNGVAINTNADANSDPLLQIGSNDVPLNMATGVKVREFIPLKHVSIYVGFEHECPHGHRFILTPDHLKGLGSPYAMPEESLVTSSIENSDHNMADSSKSGKNGGHARARKQSNGIINNAFRMTSNLEESKVRSTNKIVYENGQMQVSNILREQNLSEAKGTSSVMDLAAGFQSVNLDDGGTAFSLLNRSLPIYMNCPHCRESRKKKDTMNVKFASTISQLQRIFLVTPAFPVILAACPVVQFEDSCLPSTVPDCQEKLQFGLGCRVILPPDSFLSLRLPFVYGVKLDDGKVHPLTPFEDQPQLTAWITKGTTLQVVSQGSNLAGGAYM
- the LOC113727234 gene encoding uncharacterized protein isoform X1, which gives rise to MDSPNPNSQPMRVLIRPPTPNPPPPSPPPPTPPDPSPTQNPTPIPSQQNGIVVVGFVGRRHGDVTQLINRVIDANVFGSGNLDTPFRFNKQELISEEIEEWFKLRCISYYFEEEKGILYLQFSSISCPIMDADLESQLGFDSLFEDREFGDLQGLLFMFSVCHVLILTQEGSRFDTQILKKFRVLQAAKHAMSPYFKSQSMQPLTPNSHASSSSRMFLSGASSNSPSPGRSRSILNRGAAVTLMSGLGSHSSLLPGQCYPVILFIFLDDFSDANSSSALGEQVEGSPLSQSSSSNNMARPNLPTKGSGSVVVLARPVNKPEGGFRKKLQSSLEAQIRFSIKKCRILSSSETGHAGTRSGGISSAAPLFLLDASKAVILVDLCSNHRGESLEFATRLVEDVIDGKATSDSLLLESNSQSANKEDILSVKEFILRQSDILRGRGGMVTSTSSGPATGVGMVAVAAAAAAASAASGKTVSTPELPSLETWLSLSQPILHGILSVKPGYTGESEFSKRKPDQQNAAMPAVEGNAAKATDSLENAISILESGRGLCAKFSTLWCEKSLPIAKEIYLNELPPCYPTSRHEAHLERALVAFKSMVKGPAVQIYMKKLKDECTSIWSSGRQLCDAVSLTGKPCMHKRHSVGTDDLLVTDRIKPHSSGFVFLHACACGRSRQLRPDPFDFETANISFNCFPECDKLLPALHIPQGSVEGPIKPSCWRLIRVGGARYYNPAKGLLQSGFGTTQKFLLKWSIALGKQKISNGLSLSNQLQVYSNKLSGSDKDEPLAGKDTKKVGDAHFQAQEVQSEVEVPKRQPLLNNKASDKMMGVSNSTMRKPFSEVVAGSAGTHSGFPPLQTRKQPLPGSEKGIKQHDTREKGLSKAMEIANNQGSQKLPNIATIDHATNGVAINTNADANSDPLLQIGSNDVPLNMATGVKVREFIPLKHVSIYVGFEHECPHGHRFILTPDHLKGLGSPYAMPEESLVTSSIENSDHNMADSSKSGKNGGHARARKQSNGIINNAFRMTSNLEESKVRSTNKIVYENGQMQVSNILREQNLSEAKGTSSVMDLAAGFQSVNLDDGGTAFSLLNRSLPIYMNCPHCRESRKKKDTMNVKFASTISQLQRIFLVTPAFPVILAACPVVQFEDSCLPSTVPDCQEKLQFGLGCRVILPPDSFLSLRLPFVYGVKLDDGKVHPLTPFEDQPQLTAWITKGTTLQVVSQGSNLAGGAYM